Proteins encoded in a region of the Phacochoerus africanus isolate WHEZ1 chromosome 8, ROS_Pafr_v1, whole genome shotgun sequence genome:
- the ANGPTL7 gene encoding angiopoietin-related protein 7 — MPKKTLSAMAWLCIFIVAFVGHPVWPQKPPKRKTPAEFTVPACCEEAKELKAQIANLSSLLSELSQKQERDWVSVVMQVMELESSSKRMESRLTAAESKFSEMNNQIDIMQLQAAQTVTQTSADAIYDCSSLYQKSYRISGVYKLPPDDFLGSPELEVFCDMETSGGGWTIIQRRKSGLVSFYRDWKQYKQGFGSIRGDFWLGNEHIHRLSRRPTRLRVEMEDWEGTKRHAEYSRFALGNELNSYRLFLGNYSGSVGNDALSYHNNTAFSTKDKDNDNCLDKCAQLRKGGYWYNCCTDSNLNGVYYLLGEHNKHLDGITWYGWHGSSYSLKRVEMKIRPEDFRP, encoded by the exons ATGCCGAAAAAGACTCTCTCGGCTATGGCCTGGCTCTGCATTTTCATCGTGGCCTTTGTCGGCCACCCAGTGTGGCCACAGAAGCCCCCTAAGCGGAAGACACCTGCAGAATTCACCGTGCCTGCCTGCTGCGAGGAGGCCAAGGAACTCAAGGCCCAAATTGCCAACCTAAGCAGCCTGCTGAGCGAGCTGAGCCAGAAGCAGGAAAGAGACTGGGTCAGTGTGGTCATGCAGGTGATGGAGCTGGAGAGCAGCTCCAAGCGCATGGAGTCTCGGCTCACGGCCGCCGAGAGCAAGTTCTCCGAGATGAACAACCAGATCGACATCATGCAGCTGCAAGCAGCGCAGACTGTCACCCAGACCTCAGCAG ATGCCATCTACGACTGCTCGTCCCTCTACCAGAAGAGCTACCGCATCTCCGGAGTCTATAAACTGCCTCCCGACGACTTCCTGGGCAGCCCCGAGCTGGAG GTCTTCTGCGACATGGAGACCTCAGGTGGCGGCTGGACCATCATTCAGAGACGAAAGAGCGGCCTCGTCTCCTTCTACCGGGACTGGAAACAGTACAAGCAGGGCTTCGGCAGTATCCGCGGGGACTTCTGGCTGGGGAACGAGCACATCCACCGGCTCTCTAGGCGGCCGACCCGGTTACGTGTGGAGATGGAG GACTGGGAGGGCACCAAGCGCCACGCTGAGTACAGCCGCTTCGCTTTGGGCAATGAACTCAACAGCTACCGCCTCTTCCTGGGCAACTACAGCGGCAGCGTGGGGAACGACGCCCTCAGCTATCACAACAACACGGCCTTCAGCACCAAGGACAAGGACAACGACAACTGCTTAGACAAGTGTGCCCAGCTCCGCAAAG GTGGATACTGGTACAACTGCTGCACGGACTCCAACCTCAACGGCGTGTACTACCTCCTCGGGGAGCACAACAAGCACCTGGATGGCATCACCTGGTATGGCTGGCACGGGTCCAGCTACTCCCTCAAACGAGTGGAGATGAAAATCCGCCCAGAAGACTTCCGGCCGTAA